A stretch of Pseudolysobacter antarcticus DNA encodes these proteins:
- a CDS encoding AMP nucleosidase — translation MRDKQEIVRNWLPRYTGTPLENFGKYILLTNFQNYVEWFAQAHNVEVQGRDKAMPNAHADGLSIINFSMGSANAATIMDLLSAVAPKAVLFLGKCGGLKKKNQLGDLILPIAAVRGEGTSNDYFPAEVPALPAFTLQRAVSSTIRDFGKDYWTGTVYTTNRRVWEHDEAFKSYLRRTRCMAIDMETATIFITAFANRIPAGALLLVSDQPMVPEGVKTAESDRIVTSQFVELQIRIGIDALKEIRDEGKSVKHLHF, via the coding sequence ATGCGCGACAAGCAAGAGATCGTCAGAAACTGGCTGCCACGTTACACCGGCACGCCGCTGGAAAATTTCGGCAAATATATCCTGTTGACGAATTTCCAGAACTATGTGGAATGGTTTGCGCAGGCGCATAACGTCGAGGTGCAAGGGCGCGACAAGGCGATGCCCAACGCGCACGCAGATGGCCTGAGCATCATCAACTTCAGCATGGGCAGCGCGAATGCGGCGACGATCATGGACCTGCTTTCCGCAGTCGCGCCGAAAGCGGTTTTGTTCCTTGGCAAATGCGGCGGCCTGAAGAAAAAGAATCAGCTCGGCGATTTGATCTTGCCGATCGCCGCGGTGCGCGGCGAAGGTACATCGAACGATTATTTTCCGGCGGAAGTTCCGGCGCTGCCGGCGTTCACCTTGCAGCGTGCGGTGTCATCGACGATCCGCGATTTCGGCAAGGACTATTGGACTGGCACGGTCTACACCACCAACCGTCGCGTCTGGGAGCATGACGAGGCGTTCAAGTCCTACCTGCGTCGCACGCGCTGCATGGCGATCGACATGGAGACCGCGACGATCTTCATCACCGCGTTTGCGAATCGCATTCCGGCCGGCGCGTTATTGCTGGTCAGCGATCAGCCGATGGTGCCGGAAGGCGTGAAAACGGCCGAGAGCGATCGCATCGTCACGTCGCAGTTCGTTGAATTGCAGATACGCATTGGCATCGACGCGCTGAAGGAAATTCGCGACGAAGGCAAATCGGTCAAGCACCTGCATTTTTGA